GATCGCATGCGCCCGTCCGCCGCATCCGTTCCCGAGCCGGGCTCGAGCCCGCGGCCCGGCTCGGGACGACACGGCCGCGTGGCATCCACCAGACGTGCAAGGAGGACATGATGCACACACCCACACGTGGTGCCGGTCGGTCGATGCTGGCAGCGCTCGTACTCGGAAAGTCTTTCCGGTCCGGAGACGACGGCCCCGGCATCTCGGTGCCGCATCGCGCCTCAAGGAGCCACGATCACGTGCCCCCGAGCGGAACCGTGCGCACCGACTGCACGGCGGAGGAGCGCCGGAGGCGCTCGCAGCCGCTGCGGGCGCCCGGGCTCGCCCGCCGACGGGCACGGTAGGCCGAACTCGACCAGCCGCGCCCGCCTGGCGGACAATGGGCCATGGCCCTGATGCTGGCGTGCGGGTTGCTCCTCGCCGCCGGAGTGGTCGGCGTCGTGTGCTGGGGTGGCGCCGACGTCGGGCTCCCGCCAGTCGAGGGACCACCGGGCCGATCGTCCCCAGGGCTCGTGGCGCGTCGGTACCTGTGGTACCTGACGCTCGCCGTGGTCTCGGGACTGGGGTCGGGCGTCCTGGTCGCCGGCGCAGGGGGCCGGCTCGCCATGCGGCTGCTGGCGGCCACGGCCGGCGAGTCCGCCCAAGGCCGGCTCACGGAGGCCGACGAGGTCGTGGGTCGCATCTCCGCAGGCGGCACGATCACCTTCGTCGTCTTCGTCGCGCTGTTCTTCGGGACGGCGAGCGGCGTGGTCTACCTGGTGATCAGGCGCTGGCTCCCACGCGGCAGGTTGGGCGGGCTGACCTACGGGGCGGTGCTCCTCGTCGCCGCCGCCACGCGCCTCGACCCGCTGCGGGCGGACAACCCCGACTTCGACCTCGTCGGACCGGGGTGGTTGGCCGTCGTGGTGTTCGGAGCTCTCGTCGTCGTCCACGGCATGCTGGTGGCCGCCGTGGCCGGGCGCTACAGCCAGGCCCTTCCCTCCCCCTCGCGGGACCGGCGGTCCCTCGCCCGGCACGCCCCGCTCGGGCTCCTCCTCCCCGCTGCGCCCGTCGTCGTCCTCCTCGCCGTCGCCGGAGCCCTCGCCGTCGCGCTCAGCCGGCTCGAGCCGCTGGTGGCGTTCCTCCGGTCCTCCCGCTTCGTGGCCGGCGGCCGCGTCGCGCTCGGCATCGCCGGCCTGGTTGCGCTCCCAGGTTCCGTGTCGGCCCTCATCGACATCGCGGGCCGCCAGCCGTAATCCGCCACGGCTCACCGCGGGAGGCACGCCGAGCGCCGGGTTCAGGGGTTTCAGCGGTCTACCCGTAACTAGATGTGGCGGGCATAGAGGCCACCATGGCGGATGTTCTCCGCGCCAACGGTGGTCGGGCTTCCGGTGCCGGCCGAGACTGCGACCGGGCTCACAAGGGGCAACACATGACGGTGCTCACCGGCTCGCATCCGCGCTGCCGCTCGATAGTGGCAACACTCGTCTGTGCCGCCCTCCTCGGAGGGCTCCTGGCTGTGTCCGGGCAGGCGCCGGCGGGCGCCGCCGACGGCGACCTCACCGCCGTCGGCGGGAACCAGCTACCTGAGCGTCGGCGACCTGTCGGTCACCGAGGGCAACACCGGCACCACCTCGGCGACCTTCACCATCACCCGCTCCGGGGACACGTCCGGCACATCCAAGGTGTCGTACGCAACGGTGGCCGGCACGGCCACGTCGCCGGGTGACTTCACGGCCATGTCGGGCACCGTGACCTTCGGGCCCGGCCAGTCCGCCAAGTCGGTGACGGTGGCGGTCATCGCCGACACCGCCAACGAGGCCAACGAGACGTTCAGCCTCAAGCTGTCCTCGCCGCTCGGAGCGGTGATCTCCGATTCCAAGGGCGTGGTCACCATCGTCAACGACGACCCCGTCCCCGGACCGACCACCTTCCTCACCGTCAACGACGTGTCGTTCAACGAGGGCAGCGCCGCCTCGCCCGGCACGACCTCGATGGTCATCACCTGCTCGGGGAACACATCGGGCACCTCCACCGTCTCCTTCGCCACGGCCAACGGCACCGCCACTGCGGGAAGCGACTACAAGGCCAAGCCGCTCACCCAGGTGACCTTCGCGCCCGGCGACACCGTCAAGGTGATCACCGTCAAGGCCATCGGCGACTCGGTGGCCGAGCCCGACGAGACGTTCAAGCTCAAGTTGTCGTCGCCCACGGGGGCCACCATCTCCGACGGCATCGGCATCGCCACCATCGTCAACGACGACTGAGACCGCTGATCGCTCCCGAACCGGCTCTCGCACCCAGCCGGCTCGGGAGCACCCTGGCCACCTCGATGCCCGGCGGCCCGCGCTCTCCGTGACGGAATCCGGTGTTCGACACGAGCGACGATTCGATCCCCAATCGGCGCCTCCAGACCGGACCGCCGGTGCGGAAGACTGTGCTCTCGACTCGGCGAAACCCCCGATCCGCCGGATGTCGCATTAGCGGGCTTCAGTAGTTTCGTTGGGTACATCGACCTACGTTTCCGCAGGTCACGCCCCATTTTCTGGTGCGGACGCCCATCCTCTTGCGCTCCGACTCTGGCGAGTAGATTGCGACGTATTGCCATCTCGGGAAGCGGGGCTCGGCGGACTGACCCGCCACTCCTGCGGACCACTTAGGCTCCAGTCCACGGGCTGCGGCCCGACGATCGTTTGGCGTTCCTGCTGCGAAGAGGTGCGACGATGAAGTGCCGAACGATCACCGCCGCCTGCGCCATGGTGGCCGCCGGCCTCTTCGGGATCGCGCAGGCCGCCCAGGGGGCCGAGCGCGTCATCCCCAACTTCAAGGCTGTCTGCAAACCGAGCCACGTCGGGCGGGTCGACCCCATCGTCGCCCCCGGCGTGATCAGCGCCAGCCACCTCCACGAGTTCTTCGGGAACCGCTCCACGTCCGCCTTCTCGACCACCAAGAGCCTCGACGCCTCCACGTCGACGTGCATCGTGCTCGACATCGCCACCACGACCGACGACGACTCGCCGTACTGGGTCCCCGCCCTGTTCCTCAACGGTGCCCGGGTCGCGCCCGTGCGCCTCACGGCCTACTACACCCTCGGCCACCGCAAGCCGGGGACGATACGGCCGTGGCTCCACGGGTTCCGGGTGATCGCCGGCGACTCGCACGCAACCACGGCGCAGGACACCCACAAAGTCGCGTGGAGGTGCCAGGGCGGCACCGGGGGCGTGTCGGCCAAACCGGGCAACTGCGGCCGCGGGACGGTGACCTTGAACATCAACTTCCCGGACTGCTGGGACGGTGTGCACCTCGACAGCCCGGACCACCACAGCCACGCTGCCTACAGCGCCGCCGGCCCGCGTGGCCTGGACGTCTGCCCTGCCTCGCACCCGGTAGCGGTCCCCGGCCTGAGGATCTACGTCTCCTACCCGCTGGCCGACGCCACGGGCGCTGTGCTCAGCTCCGGCGGTCCGTACAGCGGCCATGCCGACTTCTGGAACACGTGGACGCCCGAGGTCCTGCGCGAACGGATCGACACCTGCGTCAACGGTGCGGTGTTGTGCCGATGAGCTGCTCGACGCCGCAGAGCAGGCGGCAGCGTTGTGCGGAGGCGACCCGGGCCTGACGCACACCTGCACTTTCGTGGAGCGGACGACGGGATTCGAACCCGCGACCCCAACCTTGGCAAGGTTGTGCTCTACCAGCTGAGCTACGTCCGCAGCGGCGCCGAGCTTAGCAGCGGCCCTCCAGCGCCCCGCCGGTCCCACCGCCGTCCGGAGTGACGGGAGCGGCGGTCGCCGCCGCCTTGACCAGCTCCTCCAGCGCCGGGCCGAGCCGGGCCGCCAGACCGGCCAGAGCGGGGGCGGCGGCGGCGTCGGCCACCAGGCCGAAGCACATGCGGCCGACGTAGCTGACGACGGTGATGTTGAGCCCGACCCCGTCGGCGACGGGCCCGATGGGGAACACGGCGTCGACCCGGGCGCCGGCCAGGTAGAGCGGGACCGGCGGCCCCGGCACGTTGGACACCACCAGGTTGCAGGGCGGGGGCAGGTGGTCGGCCAGGCGCAGGCGAGACGCCCACCGGGCGGCCGTGGACGCCAGGCCTGGGACGATCACCTCGGCCCAGTCGAGCACCACGTCGAAGCCGACCTCGCGCTCCTGGTCCTTGGCCCGGCGGGCGCCGGCGGCCACCGCCTGCAAACGCTCGACCGGGTCGTCGATCGTGGTGGCCAGCGAGACGAGCATGGGCGACAGCAGGTTGGCCCTCGTGGGGAGACCGTCGTCGTTCCGCACCGACACCGGGACCAAGGCGACCAGATCGGCGTCGGGGTGCTCCTCGCCATCGCCCAGGTGGGCCCGCAGGGCGGCGCCGCACAGGGCCAGCACCACGTCGTTCACGGTGCAGCCAAAGGCGTTCTTCACCGCCTTCACGTCGTCGAGCGCCACCTGGGCCCACGCCACCCGCCGCCGGGACGTCACCGGCCCGTTCAGGGAGGTGCGCGGAGCGGTGAAGGGCAACGGAGGCGACGACGCCGGCGCCTGCTCGTTGCGCCTGCGGACGGCGAGCACCGTGTCGATCGTGCGCCGGGCCGCCTCGAGGAGTGCCTCGGGCCGGGCCGCCAGCGACGGCAGGGCGCCCGCCACAAGCTCACCGACGCCGGGCACCGGATCGGGGTGCCACGGCGGGTCCTCGGGCGCGACCACCCGGGGCTCGGGCTGGAGGTCGAGCAGCTGCACCAGCGTCTCGGCGCCGAGCAGCCCGTCGATGGCGGCGTGGTGGATCTTGACGATCAGCGCCGCCTGCCCGGAACCGACCCCCTCCACCACGTGCATCTCCCAGAGCGGGCGGCCGCGGTCGAGCGGGCGACTCGCCACTTGTCCGGCGAGCTCGGCCAGCTCGGCATCACCGCACGGTGCCGGCAGCGCGGTGCGGACCAGATGGTGGTCCAGGTCGAAGGCGGGGTCCTCGACCCACAGCGGATGCTCGAGGCCGAACGGGACTTCGACGACCCGCCGGCGGAACTGCGGCACCAGGTGGAGCCGGCCGGCCACGAGCCGGCGCACGTCGGCATGGCCCCAGCCCCCCGGCGCCGAGGCGGGGTCGAGCAGCACGATCGACGCCACGTGCATATGGGTCGTCGGTGTCTCGACGGCCAGGAAGGCGGCGTCGATGCCCGACAGCCGCTGCACGAGCCGCCGCTCCTACTTGAGCAGCCGGGAGAGCCGGCGGTCGGCCAGCGGCTTCCCGCCGGTCTGGCACCCGGCGCAGTACTGGAGCGACTTGGTCGCGAACGAGATGGTGCGGATGACGTCGCCGCACACAGGGCACTTCTGGCCCGCCTTGCCGTGCACCCGCAGGCCCGACTTCTTCTCCGACTTGAGCCCGGCGGCCGGAAGCCCCGCGCTGCGGTCGACCGCGTCGGTGAGGATGGACACGACGGCGGCGTGCAGCCGGGCGACCTCGTCGTCGGTGAGCTTGGCGGCGTTCTTGAACGGCGACAGCCGGGCCGTGTGGAGGGCCTCGTCGGAGTAGGCGTTTCCGACACCGGCGACGACCGATTGCGTGGTGAGAGCGATCTTCACCTGCCCACCGTGCTCCCGCAGCGCGGCTCCCAGCTCGGACGGCCCGAACGCCGGGTCGAGGGGATCAGGGCCCAGCCGCTCGACGTTCTCCATGTCGTCGACCGAGCGCACCACGTAGACTGCCAGGCGCTTCTCGGTACCGGCCTCGGTGACGTCGAACCCGGCCCCGCCCTCGAAGCCGATGCGCAGGGCGAGTGGGCCCTTGCCCGGCTTGGCCCGGGCGGCGGGCAGCTCGTCGCTCCACCGCAGCCACCCGCCGCGCGCCAGATGGAGGACGAGCCACAGCGGGTCGGCCGCCAGGAGCAGGAACTTCCCGCGCCGGCCGCACCCGGTGACTGTCCGGCCGACCAGCTGGTCGAGCGGCGGGTCGTAGGTCTTGAGGGCGGCGAAGGCGGCCAGCTCGGCGCGGGCCACTGTGAGCCCCGTGGCCTTCTCGCGCAGGAAGCGGGCCAGCGACTCCACCTCGGGCAGCTCGGGCACGCCTAGCCCCGGCCCCTCATCCGGTCGACCCGAAGCCGCCGGTGCCCCGCTCGCTGACGGCCAGCTCGTCGACCGGAGCGAAGCGCACGTGCTCGACCCGCTGCACGACCAGCTGGGCGATGCGCTCGCCGCGGCGCACGACGAACGCGGCCGCCGGGTCGGTGTTCACCAGCAGCACCTTGATCTCGTCCCGGTAACCGGCGTCGATGAGCCCCGGCGTGTTGAGGCAAGTGACGCCGTGGCGCAGGGCCAGGCCGCTTCGGGGCTGCACGAACCCGGCGTAGCCCTCCGGGATGGCCAGGGCGATGCCGGTGGGAACGAGCGCCCGGCCACCGGCCGGGGCCAGCTCGGCGTCCTCGCGCGCCACCAGGTCGGCACCGGCGTCGAACGCCCGGGCGTACGACGGCAGCGGGAGCTCGGCGTCGAGTCGCACCACCGGGACCTCCAGCACGCCGCCAGCCTACGATCCGGCCGTGCTCGTCTGGATGGACCTCGAGATGACCGGCCTCGATCCGGCCACGTGCGCCATCGTGGAGGTGGCCTCGCTGGTCACCGACGACGACCTCGAGATCGTGGCCGAGGGCCCCGACCTGGTGGTGGCGTGCGATGCGGCCCAACTGGCGGGCATGGACGACGTGGTGAGGCGCATGCACAGCTCCAGCGGCCTGCTGGCGGCCGTCGAGGCGTCGACCATCACCTTGGAGGAGGCGGGCCGGCAGACCCTCACCTTCATCAAGGAGCATGTGGCCGAGCCCCGCTCGGTGCCCCTGGCCGGCAACTCGATCGGGACGGACCGGCGGTTCCTCGCTGCCCACCTGCCCGACGTGGAGAACTGGCTCCATTACCGCTCCGTCGATGTCTCGACGGTGAAGGAGCTGGCCCGGCGCTGGTACCCCGAGGCCTACGCGTCGGCGCCGGAGAAGAAGGGCGCGCACCGCGCCATCGACGACATTCGCGAGAGCGTGGCCGAGTTGCGCCATTACCGGCAAGCCGTCTTCCGGTAGGTCCGCCGGGCGGCCGGGAGGCGGCCCTACACTGCCCCCCCACATGGGTGACAAGCCTGATCCGCCGCAGCCGTTCCTGACCCGGACCACCAACCAGGGGCTGCGGTGGGCCGAGGACCTGATCTACGGATTGGTGGCGGTGATGCTGATCGGCTGCGCGTTCGCCGTGCTCGGGTCGGCGGTCGCCCGCCTCCTCACCACCGCCGACGACGGCGTCACCAGGGCCATGGAGTCGGCGCTCGACTCGCTGCTCATCGTGTTCATACTCGTCGAGCTGCTCAGCGCGGTGCGCTCCACGGTCAGCGAGCGCCGGCTGGTGGCCGAGCCGTTCCTGCTCGTCGGGATCATCGCGTCCATCAAGGAGATCGTGGTCGTCTCCGCCTTCGCCGAGAAGGGCCGCGACGTCGGGAAGTCGATGCTCGAGGTCGGCGTGCTCGGGGCCGTCCTGGTCGGGCTGGCGGCGTCCACCTACGTGCTGCGCCGCAAGGAGCGCGAGCCCGAGGAGTAGGCCCTCTTACGGGACGGCCAGGCCGGTGGCGCCGGCGCGCAGCCCTCCCGTGGGCGCCCCGAAGAAGGCGGCGTCGCCGAAGCTGTACACGGCGCCGTCGGCGCCGAGGAGGTAGTACCCCCGGCCCGACGTGGAGCGACGAGCGTCGACGATCGTCGCCCCGATCCTTCGCTCGGGCAGCCCGCCGAGGCGGCGGGCCGACCCGAACGGCAGCACGGTGCCGTCGGCCGCCACCAGCCAGTACCCGCGTCCGCCCGCCGCGCCGGCGATGGCGACGATGGGTGGCCCGCGGCGGCCGGCCGCCGAGCCCAGCGCCGGGGCGTCGCCATGGGCCGACACGGTCCCGTCCGCACCGGCGACCCAGTACCCGTGCCCCGACGGCGTGCGGGCCATGCCGACGACCGGTCCAGCCCTGGCGGCGCCGAGGTTCGGCGCGTCGCCGAAGGCGGAGACCCGACCGGTCTCGTCGGCCACCCAGTACCCGCGCCCCGTCGGCGTGGACTCGATGGCCACCGCCTGGCCGGCGGGGGCGAGCAGTCCGTCGGCCTCCGGCGAGCCGAGGAGCTGGGCGTCACCCGCCGGCAGCACCCGGCCCGTCTCGCTGAGCACCCACAGCCCCCGGCCGGTTGGTGTCGAGGCGATGGCGGCGGCGGGGCTGAGCAGCAACGGGGACAGGGTCCCGAGCAGCCCGGCGCCCGCCCCGCCGAAGGTCACGATGCTGCCGTCCCGAGCGAGCACCGCGTACCCCGGTGTGGCTGCTGCAGCCGCCAGCGTGACCTGGCCGGCCACGGCCTGTCGGATGGCGCCGAGGCGGGCCCACAGCTGGTCGCCGGGGCACGACGTGGAACCGACGTCGCGATGGCCCACGATGGTCGGGAGCACCCGCCCGTCGGCCCACGTCGTGGTGCCGAGGGGGTTGATCTCGTTGCGCTCCGCCTTCCAGGCAAGGACCCGTTGGAGCGATTCGACGGCGGCCGCCGGCGGGGCCCGGTCGGTGAAGGTCCCCATCACGGCCACGCCCACGGAGCCCACGTTCTCTCCCTCGGCATGGGCGCCGACGACGCCCTGGCCGTCGAGGGACTCCCCGTCGGGCACTTCGCCTGCCCCGTACGCACGCGCCCACCGTCCCTCGTAGACGCGACCCGAGCCGTCGACCACGAAGTTGTAGCCGATGTCGTCCCAGCCGTTGGCGCGCACGTGGTACGCGTACATGGCCCGCATGGTGGAGGCGGGATCGGGGTCGTCGTTCGGCGTCACCGTGTGGTGCACCACCAGGCGCGTGACAGGGGCGAACGAGGGAGGGGTGGGCCGCCGCATACCCTCATCCGCCCCCCACTGCGAACGCAGGATCACCCCCGGCGGGGCCACCTCGGCGCCGGCCCGGCTGGCCACGGCCCGGACGAGGTGGCGGGGCCCGTGCACCGTGTCGATGGCCACGACCCGGACCCCGGTCGCGTCGCCCTTCGCACGCGCCTGCACCAGCCGGGCGCCGTCGGCGCGAAGCAGCCCGGACAGCACCCGGCCGTGGTCCTCGTCCCCCAGGTCGTGCGACACCTCCACCGCCTGCCACGGGCTCCAGACGCCGGCCTCCGCCGCGGTGCGCACCTCGACCGCGGCGTCCTCGCTCCCGGTCCAGCGCACGCCCAGGTGCGAGAGCTCGAATGGCGCCGTCAGCACCCTCACCAGTGGTTCGGTGATATGGGCGAAGGGCGCCGAGACGGTGTGAGGCGCCGGCACGGCAAGCTCGGCGAACCGCACCTCGGGAGCGCCCCACGCCATGGCGACCGGCGCCACCACCGACGCGGCGGCGATGGTGACGGCGCCGACAAGGGTCGCGACGACGCGGCGGGACAGCGGAGACACGGCCCCAGAGCCTTGCACCGATCGGGGTAGGTTGCGTCGCGTGGGCGTCTCTGCCGGGAAGCTCGACGATCTGCTCGCCCGCGCCCGGCGCGACGTGGACGACGGCATTCTCCCGTCCTGCCAGATCGCGGTGGGCCTCGGCGGCGAGGTGATCGCCTTCGAGACGTTCGGGGCGGCGACGCCGGACACCCGGTACTCGGTGTTCTCGTGCACGAAACCGATCGTCGCCTCCACCGCCTGGGTGTTGATGGGCCAGGGACGCATCGACGTGGAGGCGCCCGTCGTCTCCTACGTCCCCGAGTTCGGCACCAACGGCAAGCACGTGGTC
The sequence above is a segment of the Acidimicrobiales bacterium genome. Coding sequences within it:
- the dut gene encoding dUTP diphosphatase; translated protein: MLEVPVVRLDAELPLPSYARAFDAGADLVAREDAELAPAGGRALVPTGIALAIPEGYAGFVQPRSGLALRHGVTCLNTPGLIDAGYRDEIKVLLVNTDPAAAFVVRRGERIAQLVVQRVEHVRFAPVDELAVSERGTGGFGSTG
- a CDS encoding peptidoglycan recognition protein, which translates into the protein MSPLSRRVVATLVGAVTIAAASVVAPVAMAWGAPEVRFAELAVPAPHTVSAPFAHITEPLVRVLTAPFELSHLGVRWTGSEDAAVEVRTAAEAGVWSPWQAVEVSHDLGDEDHGRVLSGLLRADGARLVQARAKGDATGVRVVAIDTVHGPRHLVRAVASRAGAEVAPPGVILRSQWGADEGMRRPTPPSFAPVTRLVVHHTVTPNDDPDPASTMRAMYAYHVRANGWDDIGYNFVVDGSGRVYEGRWARAYGAGEVPDGESLDGQGVVGAHAEGENVGSVGVAVMGTFTDRAPPAAAVESLQRVLAWKAERNEINPLGTTTWADGRVLPTIVGHRDVGSTSCPGDQLWARLGAIRQAVAGQVTLAAAAATPGYAVLARDGSIVTFGGAGAGLLGTLSPLLLSPAAAIASTPTGRGLWVLSETGRVLPAGDAQLLGSPEADGLLAPAGQAVAIESTPTGRGYWVADETGRVSAFGDAPNLGAARAGPVVGMARTPSGHGYWVAGADGTVSAHGDAPALGSAAGRRGPPIVAIAGAAGGRGYWLVAADGTVLPFGSARRLGGLPERRIGATIVDARRSTSGRGYYLLGADGAVYSFGDAAFFGAPTGGLRAGATGLAVP
- a CDS encoding wax ester/triacylglycerol synthase family O-acyltransferase, whose amino-acid sequence is MQRLSGIDAAFLAVETPTTHMHVASIVLLDPASAPGGWGHADVRRLVAGRLHLVPQFRRRVVEVPFGLEHPLWVEDPAFDLDHHLVRTALPAPCGDAELAELAGQVASRPLDRGRPLWEMHVVEGVGSGQAALIVKIHHAAIDGLLGAETLVQLLDLQPEPRVVAPEDPPWHPDPVPGVGELVAGALPSLAARPEALLEAARRTIDTVLAVRRRNEQAPASSPPLPFTAPRTSLNGPVTSRRRVAWAQVALDDVKAVKNAFGCTVNDVVLALCGAALRAHLGDGEEHPDADLVALVPVSVRNDDGLPTRANLLSPMLVSLATTIDDPVERLQAVAAGARRAKDQEREVGFDVVLDWAEVIVPGLASTAARWASRLRLADHLPPPCNLVVSNVPGPPVPLYLAGARVDAVFPIGPVADGVGLNITVVSYVGRMCFGLVADAAAAPALAGLAARLGPALEELVKAAATAAPVTPDGGGTGGALEGRC
- a CDS encoding DNA-formamidopyrimidine glycosylase family protein, translating into MPELPEVESLARFLREKATGLTVARAELAAFAALKTYDPPLDQLVGRTVTGCGRRGKFLLLAADPLWLVLHLARGGWLRWSDELPAARAKPGKGPLALRIGFEGGAGFDVTEAGTEKRLAVYVVRSVDDMENVERLGPDPLDPAFGPSELGAALREHGGQVKIALTTQSVVAGVGNAYSDEALHTARLSPFKNAAKLTDDEVARLHAAVVSILTDAVDRSAGLPAAGLKSEKKSGLRVHGKAGQKCPVCGDVIRTISFATKSLQYCAGCQTGGKPLADRRLSRLLK
- a CDS encoding phosphate-starvation-inducible PsiE family protein; this encodes MGDKPDPPQPFLTRTTNQGLRWAEDLIYGLVAVMLIGCAFAVLGSAVARLLTTADDGVTRAMESALDSLLIVFILVELLSAVRSTVSERRLVAEPFLLVGIIASIKEIVVVSAFAEKGRDVGKSMLEVGVLGAVLVGLAASTYVLRRKEREPEE
- a CDS encoding Calx-beta domain-containing protein; the encoded protein is MPPSSEGSWLCPGRRRRAPPTATSPPSAGTSYLSVGDLSVTEGNTGTTSATFTITRSGDTSGTSKVSYATVAGTATSPGDFTAMSGTVTFGPGQSAKSVTVAVIADTANEANETFSLKLSSPLGAVISDSKGVVTIVNDDPVPGPTTFLTVNDVSFNEGSAASPGTTSMVITCSGNTSGTSTVSFATANGTATAGSDYKAKPLTQVTFAPGDTVKVITVKAIGDSVAEPDETFKLKLSSPTGATISDGIGIATIVNDD
- a CDS encoding DUF1996 domain-containing protein; the protein is MKCRTITAACAMVAAGLFGIAQAAQGAERVIPNFKAVCKPSHVGRVDPIVAPGVISASHLHEFFGNRSTSAFSTTKSLDASTSTCIVLDIATTTDDDSPYWVPALFLNGARVAPVRLTAYYTLGHRKPGTIRPWLHGFRVIAGDSHATTAQDTHKVAWRCQGGTGGVSAKPGNCGRGTVTLNINFPDCWDGVHLDSPDHHSHAAYSAAGPRGLDVCPASHPVAVPGLRIYVSYPLADATGAVLSSGGPYSGHADFWNTWTPEVLRERIDTCVNGAVLCR
- the orn gene encoding oligoribonuclease; translated protein: MLVWMDLEMTGLDPATCAIVEVASLVTDDDLEIVAEGPDLVVACDAAQLAGMDDVVRRMHSSSGLLAAVEASTITLEEAGRQTLTFIKEHVAEPRSVPLAGNSIGTDRRFLAAHLPDVENWLHYRSVDVSTVKELARRWYPEAYASAPEKKGAHRAIDDIRESVAELRHYRQAVFR